TCGGTCTGGACGAAGGACGGCAGCCGCGGCCGCAAGGTCGCCGCCCGGCTGCGCACCGGCACGGTCAACGTCAACGAGGGCTTCGCGCCCGCCTACGGCAGCGTGCAGTCCCCGATGGGCGGCATGAAGGACTCCGGCCTCGGCCGGCGGCACGGCTCCGAGGGAATCCTCAAGTACACCGAGGCGCAGACCGTCGCTACCCAGCGGGTCATGCCGCTGGCGCCGTCGTTCGGCCTGGACGACGAGAAGTACGCGGCGTTCATGAGCACCAGCCTGAAGGTCATGAAGGCGCTTCGCCTGCGTTAGAGCCTGTGTCGGAAATGCGCTAGTTCTCAACGAGGAGAGTCAATGTCACAGGAGAGCTCTGCCCAAAACCCGAGCAGCGCCCAGGAGTACGACTACGACTACGACGTCATCGTCATAGGCAGCGGCTTCGGCGGGGCCGTGTCCGCGCTGCGTCTGACGGAGAAGGGCTACCGCGTCGGCGTACTGGAGGCGGGCCGCCGCTTCACGCGTGCGACGCTGCCCAAGAACTCCTGGGACCTGAAGAACTACTTGTGGGCGCCGACGCTCGGCCTGTTCGGCATCCAGCGCATCCACCTGCTCGGCAACGTGATGGTGCTCGCGGGCGCAGGGGTCGGCGGCGGCTCGCTGAACTACGCCAACACCCTCTACGTACCCCCCGAGCCGTTCTTCAAGGACGCGCAGTGGAAGGACATCACTGACTGGCAGGACGAGCTGCGCCCCTACTACGAGCAGGCCAAACGCATGCTCGGGGTGCGGCTCAACCCGACGATGACACCGTCGGACGTCCATCTGAAGGCCACCGCCCAGGCGCTGGGGGTCGGCGACAGCTTCCACATGGCACCCGTCGGCGTCTTCTTCGGCGACGAGAAGGACGCGGATGGCTCTTCAACGTGCAAGCCCGGCGCGGAAGTTCCCGACCCCTACTTCGGCGGCGCGGGCCCGTCCCGCAGGGCCTGCACCGAGTGCGGCGAGTGCATGACCGGCTGCCGCCACGGCGCGAAGAACACCCTGAACGAGAACTACCTGTACCTGGCGGAGAAGGCCGGCGCGGTCGTCCACCCCATGACGTCGGTCGTCGCCGTCACCGAGGACTCCCGGGGCGGCTTCGCCGTCGCGACCCTGCCGACCGACAAGAAGCGCAAGGGCAAGGGGCGTACGTTCACGGCCCGCAAGGTCGTCGTGGCCGCCGGTACGTACGGTACGCAGACGCTCCTGCACCGCATGAAGGACACCGGCCTGCTGCCCCACATCTCCGCCCGGCTCGGCAGCCTCACCCGCACCAACTCCGAGGCGCTCGTGGGCGCTCAGACCACCGACCGCCGCTACCGCAAGAAGCACGGAGCGGAGAAGGCCGACTTCACCAAGGGCGTCGCGATCACCTCGTCGATCCACCCCAACGACACCACCCACATCGAACCCGTCCGCTACGGCAAGAAGTCCAACGCCATGGGCAGCCTCACGGTGCTCCAGGTCCCGTACAGCGTGCGGGGCGGCAAGGCGCGCGTCGCGGGCTGGTTCGGCAACGTGGCACGCCACCCGTGGCTGATGGTCCGCTCACTCTCCAACCGGCACTGGTCGGAGCGGACCATCATCGGTCTGGTCATGCAGTCGCTCGACAACTCCCTGACCACGCACCGCAAGGAGAAGGGCGTCGGAAAGGGACTGCTCACCGCCCGGCAGGGCCACGGAGCGCCCAACCCCGACCAGATCCCCGAGGCCACCCGTGCGGCGTCGCTCCTCTCCGAGGAGATCAACGGCTTCCCCGGATCGAACGTCGGCGAGCTCATGGGCACCCCGCTGACCGCGCACTTCCTCGGCGGCTGCCCGATCGGCAACTCCGCGCGGACGGGCGTCATCGACCCGTACCACCGGCTCTACGGCCACCCCGGCATCTCGGTCGTCGACGGCGCCGCGGTCTCCGCGAACCTGGGCGTGAACCCGTCCCTGACGATCACCGCGCAGGCCGAGCGCGCCATGTCTTTCTGGCCCAACAAGGGCGGGGAGGACCCGCGTCCGGCGCAGGGCGCGCGGTACGTGCGGCTCGCGGCCGTCGAACCGAAGACCCCGGCGGTTCCGGCGGACGCGTTCGGCGCGCTGAAGCTGCCGTTCTTGGGGATGCCGACGGTGCCCGTGAAGAAGTAAGCCCCCCCCGGGACACTCGTCCGCTCCCGGACACACGTAAGGACCTGCGCCCCCCTCCGAGCGCAGGTCCTTCCGCGTGATCAGGTGGCCGTTGTGGCCGAAGTCGCCGAGGCGGCTCGGGCGGCTCAGGCGGTGCCGTCGGCCTTCCGGCGGCGTACGGCGAACACGACGCCCGCACCGGCGAGCACGGCGATACCGCCGA
The sequence above is a segment of the Streptomyces sp. Je 1-369 genome. Coding sequences within it:
- a CDS encoding GMC oxidoreductase, producing MSQESSAQNPSSAQEYDYDYDVIVIGSGFGGAVSALRLTEKGYRVGVLEAGRRFTRATLPKNSWDLKNYLWAPTLGLFGIQRIHLLGNVMVLAGAGVGGGSLNYANTLYVPPEPFFKDAQWKDITDWQDELRPYYEQAKRMLGVRLNPTMTPSDVHLKATAQALGVGDSFHMAPVGVFFGDEKDADGSSTCKPGAEVPDPYFGGAGPSRRACTECGECMTGCRHGAKNTLNENYLYLAEKAGAVVHPMTSVVAVTEDSRGGFAVATLPTDKKRKGKGRTFTARKVVVAAGTYGTQTLLHRMKDTGLLPHISARLGSLTRTNSEALVGAQTTDRRYRKKHGAEKADFTKGVAITSSIHPNDTTHIEPVRYGKKSNAMGSLTVLQVPYSVRGGKARVAGWFGNVARHPWLMVRSLSNRHWSERTIIGLVMQSLDNSLTTHRKEKGVGKGLLTARQGHGAPNPDQIPEATRAASLLSEEINGFPGSNVGELMGTPLTAHFLGGCPIGNSARTGVIDPYHRLYGHPGISVVDGAAVSANLGVNPSLTITAQAERAMSFWPNKGGEDPRPAQGARYVRLAAVEPKTPAVPADAFGALKLPFLGMPTVPVKK